Genomic segment of bacterium:
CTGAATTCCGTCGCGGCGGACGAGCGGATTCTCGAAGATGCGTGCTCCGAGGTCGTTCAGCACGCGAGCGGCACGCTCTTTTTCGGATTCGGGTCCTTCCATCGCATAGCTCTGCGGCGTGGCACAGAGATGCACCCACGACCACACCGCCGACGAGATGATCGGCACGTGATCGCGCAGATAGCGATAGAATTCGGCGCGGTTGGTGCCCATCCACACGAAGTCCTGTCCGGCCAGCGTGGTGGTGAACAGATTGCCGGTGACCGACGGTTTGGCGGGCACGGTCATCGGCTGGCGAATCTTGTGTGACGAGGGAATGTCGCCGGATGCCGCACGTTTCGTAACGACGCGTGGCGGGACGAGCGGGCGGGGGCGGGATTTGAAGAAAGGAAGAGTAAGCATGGGAACCTCGAGGTGAAATGGAAAAAGCGAAAATGCGAAAAGCGGAAGACGGGTGGGTGGGCTATTGACTTTGCAGGTGGGCTGTATTATATTGTGACTGGAGTTTTGTGGTTTGCAAACTCAAGATGGGGAGGTGCGAAATGGGGCGGTTTCTTATTGCTTTTTTGGCAGCGCTCGGCGTTGCCGCCAGTGCGGTCGCACAAGACAGCCTGAACGTGAGGCGTTTAGGTCACATCAATCTGCCTACCTACGCGCAGGCAGTCGCGGTGGTGGATACGCTTGCCTTTCTTGCGGGCGGTGGTCTCCAGGTAGTAGACATTTCGGATCCCTATCATCCTATGGTGATAGGGTATTTTGATACCACGGAATACGTGCGGGACGTGGCCGTGGTAGACACGCTGGCCTATCTAGCATCTGCATACGCAGGACTCACGGTCGTTAATATCTCGGATCTGCAGGCTCCCATCCGGGTAAGTTCAATGATAACATGGGACGATGCCTTCGGCGTGGCTGTAACAGGAAGTCATTCCTACATAGCAACATACTATTGGGGATTGTATGGCGGATTGCGGGTAGTCAATATCTCCGATCCGACTCATCCCGTCTGGATGGGCACATGTTATACTCCGCAATATGCCCGAGGCGTGTCCGTCGCAGCCAACTATGCCTATATGGCGGATCAACTCATCGGCCTGGCGGTGATCAATATCTCGAATCCTGCCGCACCTGCTTTCGTGAGTGGGGGTCTCTCGATAACCGGAGCAGAAGAAGTTGTGGTTGTGGGGAATCTTGTCTACATGGTAGCTGGCATAGGCGGTCTCAGGATTGCCGATATCTCAGATCCTGTGTCCCCGGCACTCGTGGGCTTCCTCGATACTCCGGGATAT
This window contains:
- a CDS encoding T9SS type A sorting domain-containing protein; protein product: MGRFLIAFLAALGVAASAVAQDSLNVRRLGHINLPTYAQAVAVVDTLAFLAGGGLQVVDISDPYHPMVIGYFDTTEYVRDVAVVDTLAYLASAYAGLTVVNISDLQAPIRVSSMITWDDAFGVAVTGSHSYIATYYWGLYGGLRVVNISDPTHPVWMGTCYTPQYARGVSVAANYAYMADQLIGLAVINISNPAAPAFVSGGLSITGAEEVVVVGNLVYMVAGIGGLRIADISDPVSPALVGFLDTPGYATDLAVGGGFAYVADGEAGLRVIDISDPAVPAEVGFYNTAGSAEGVAVAASIAYVAEGYHFGIYDCSAALSTPSSIIPHPSSYTLSAFPNPFNARTTISFDVPRAGQVELTVFDVTGRIAQNLASRVYDAGEHSLVFDGTGLASGIYFVRMQSGEFAGTQKIVLLK